The genomic stretch ATCAGATATTCACCCAGCCTAAGGGGTGACGTTCGTACTATATTTGGGTCTACACAGATTGTAACTTCGGTCGGGGTTGTTGTACCCAGTAGATTGCCTATGACCTCTCTATCACTCATTGTTTTTCACCTATCCAAATCTGGCTCTTCGCTGCTCGTTGAATACGAATCTGGCGGCTTGCATGTCCTCCTTCGCTATCGACGAAATCATCAGCTCGACAAGGGAATCCGATAGCGATTTGGGAATGCGTGCTTTGTTGTGCACGATGTGAGACGGCAGGAGATAGCCATTCCCGTCATGCATCGATGTGATGAACCGCTGGATCTCCTCTGTATACTCCTCCTGACTCTTGAGGTAGTCCAGACGGAATACCCTGCTGCGGGGTTTGAGAATGCCGAACATGGTCAGGAAATCACCGCGACCATCAGTCAGTATCGATTCTGATTGCAGATAGCGCTTGACCCTGGGAACTTCAAGATACCGCGCCTCGACCGGGGATGTGAATCCTGTTCGATTGCCGGCAAGCATCGCGATGGTAGAACTATCATTGAAATCAGTCTCGATACCCAGTCGCTTCGAAAGCAGTCTAGTGCGGGTGTCCTTCGCTGCTCCTATAAGCCGAACATCAAGTGTCTGGCATTCCCGGATGAGGGTGTCAAAGCGCTTCATGAAATCAGAATATGCCTTGAAGAATTCGTAATTGGGGTTCTTCTCTGGTTCCGGT from Candidatus Thorarchaeota archaeon encodes the following:
- a CDS encoding DNA double-strand break repair nuclease NurA, producing MEQEEQVTEHWLQQIRKFSQDALEKMRESQQQLEDVDLEITQAEPRPDGVPSAWVDGGSGFLNLVGGSLYVVRAAAAIFRPNESPQWYENMNAGFTTLSRNVDRFVGLKRDALEMECILELLSDKPEFAVLDNGLASYATMGVPYSIMRYFGEPEPEKNPNYEFFKAYSDFMKRFDTLIRECQTLDVRLIGAAKDTRTRLLSKRLGIETDFNDSSTIAMLAGNRTGFTSPVEARYLEVPRVKRYLQSESILTDGRGDFLTMFGILKPRSRVFRLDYLKSQEEYTEEIQRFITSMHDGNGYLLPSHIVHNKARIPKSLSDSLVELMISSIAKEDMQAARFVFNEQRRARFG